A DNA window from Bradyrhizobium barranii subsp. barranii contains the following coding sequences:
- a CDS encoding SDR family NAD(P)-dependent oxidoreductase, whose translation MSGLPHSPHALVTGGGRGIGRAVAASLVGAGATVTVLGRNVAVLEEAVGAGAAHFAAIADVSNELSLKAAIAEASARKPIDILIANAGSAESAPFAKSDAALFARMMDVNFMGVVHAIQGVLPGMKDRPYGRIVAIASTAGLKGYAYVSAYTAAKHAVVGLVRSLALETAGSNVTVNAVCPGFTDTDLVAGSIENIMKKTGRSREQAIAELAKHNPQGRLITPQEVADAVLWLCGEGAGAITGQAIAVAGGEI comes from the coding sequence ATGTCCGGATTGCCGCACTCGCCGCACGCGCTCGTGACCGGTGGCGGTCGCGGCATCGGCCGCGCCGTCGCAGCCTCTCTTGTCGGAGCAGGCGCAACCGTGACGGTGCTCGGCCGGAACGTCGCTGTTCTAGAAGAGGCGGTCGGCGCAGGTGCCGCGCATTTTGCTGCGATCGCCGACGTCTCGAACGAATTATCACTGAAAGCCGCTATCGCTGAAGCGAGCGCGCGAAAGCCGATCGACATCCTGATCGCCAACGCGGGAAGTGCAGAATCCGCGCCGTTCGCGAAATCGGACGCTGCCCTGTTTGCGCGCATGATGGACGTCAATTTCATGGGCGTTGTCCATGCCATCCAGGGCGTTCTGCCGGGCATGAAGGATCGTCCCTATGGCCGCATCGTCGCGATTGCCTCGACGGCAGGGCTCAAGGGCTACGCCTATGTCAGCGCGTATACGGCGGCGAAGCACGCCGTCGTCGGTCTCGTGCGCTCTCTTGCCCTCGAGACGGCCGGAAGCAATGTGACTGTGAATGCGGTGTGTCCGGGCTTCACCGACACCGATCTGGTCGCCGGCAGCATTGAAAACATCATGAAGAAGACCGGCAGGAGCCGCGAGCAGGCGATCGCCGAGCTCGCGAAGCACAATCCGCAGGGACGGCTGATCACGCCTCAAGAGGTGGCTGACGCAGTGCTTTGGTTGTGCGGCGAAGGCGCTGGTGCGATCACCGGGCAGGCGATTGCAGTCGCAGGCGGCGAAATCTAG
- a CDS encoding alpha/beta fold hydrolase: MITKDGRFAYEAAGDPDATPLIFLHGIGGAARAWRQQLARFSTQFRAIAWDMPGYGGSAPLASVSIAALADALQQFIEQLGATKPILVGHSIGGMIVQKWLAQSPKLARAVVLAQTSPAFGKADGDWQKSFIAARLGPLDRGETIKSLAPSLVKELVGDDPDPKGMELARECMASVPEASYRAMMLALMGFDQRSTLKDISVPTLLLSGSKDNNAPAPMMAKTATFIPSAEYVELAGVGHLANLERADAFDEALGQFLNSVATKT, translated from the coding sequence ATGATAACAAAAGACGGCCGCTTCGCCTATGAAGCCGCGGGCGATCCGGACGCGACACCCCTGATTTTCCTGCATGGCATTGGCGGCGCGGCACGGGCCTGGCGGCAACAGCTTGCGAGATTCAGCACCCAGTTCCGCGCGATTGCATGGGACATGCCGGGCTACGGCGGATCGGCGCCGCTCGCCAGCGTCAGCATCGCGGCCCTTGCCGATGCGCTCCAGCAATTCATTGAGCAGCTTGGTGCAACCAAGCCAATTCTGGTCGGCCATTCGATCGGTGGCATGATCGTCCAGAAATGGCTGGCGCAATCCCCGAAACTGGCCCGCGCGGTCGTCCTTGCGCAGACCAGCCCGGCCTTCGGCAAGGCCGATGGCGATTGGCAGAAATCGTTCATCGCGGCGCGGCTTGGGCCGCTCGATCGCGGCGAGACCATCAAGTCGCTGGCTCCCTCCCTGGTGAAGGAGCTTGTCGGCGACGATCCCGATCCGAAGGGAATGGAGCTTGCGCGCGAGTGCATGGCAAGCGTGCCCGAGGCGAGCTATCGCGCCATGATGCTGGCTTTGATGGGCTTCGATCAGCGCAGCACACTCAAGGACATTTCCGTCCCGACGCTGTTGCTGTCCGGCTCCAAGGACAACAATGCGCCTGCCCCCATGATGGCAAAGACAGCAACATTCATTCCCTCTGCCGAATATGTCGAGCTGGCTGGTGTCGGCCATCTCGCCAACCTTGAACGCGCTGACGCGTTCGACGAAGCCCTCGGCCAGTTCCTGAATTCCGTCGCGACCAAAACGTAG